One Halarcobacter ebronensis genomic window carries:
- the pxpB gene encoding 5-oxoprolinase subunit PxpB, whose amino-acid sequence MNIEIASVDSVIIYFGDTITKENSLKVKAAYKILKELNNSALIEIVPSYVSVLLTYDTFKYNYKEIKELLEKELKDIKISSINEESKNIVTIDVYYDKEVGFDLEEVAKKSNLSVDEVIALHSSKLYDVYAIGFLPGFAYLASVDERLKTSRLETPRKKIPKGSVAIADTQTAVYPKDSPGGWNILGRTAFKLFDKSLETLSLITIDSKVKFNPITKEQFLSQGGEL is encoded by the coding sequence ATGAATATTGAAATTGCTTCTGTTGATTCTGTAATAATCTACTTTGGTGATACTATCACCAAAGAGAACTCTTTAAAAGTAAAAGCAGCTTATAAAATATTAAAAGAGTTAAATAATAGTGCTTTAATAGAGATTGTTCCCTCTTATGTCTCTGTTTTACTTACCTATGATACTTTTAAATATAACTACAAAGAGATAAAAGAGCTTTTGGAAAAAGAGTTAAAAGATATAAAAATTTCTTCTATAAATGAAGAGTCAAAAAATATTGTAACTATTGATGTCTATTATGACAAAGAGGTTGGTTTTGATTTAGAAGAGGTAGCAAAAAAATCTAATCTTAGTGTTGATGAGGTGATAGCTTTGCATAGCAGTAAACTATATGATGTATATGCAATTGGATTTTTGCCAGGATTTGCATATTTGGCAAGTGTTGATGAAAGATTAAAAACCTCAAGACTTGAAACACCAAGAAAAAAGATTCCAAAAGGTAGTGTTGCAATTGCAGATACTCAAACAGCAGTTTATCCAAAAGATAGCCCAGGGGGTTGGAATATTTTAGGAAGAACTGCTTTTAAACTTTTTGATAAGAGTTTGGAGACACTTTCTTTAATTACCATTGATTCAAAGGTAAAATTTAATCCCATAACAAAAGAGCAGTTTTTATCTCAAGGTGGAGAGTTATGA
- a CDS encoding biotin-dependent carboxyltransferase family protein, protein MSSGFEVIKAGAFTLIEDKGRFSFMNIGVTNSGFLDEFAALKAHKILNNSYDCNLLEITFAGIKLKATANTIVSITGAKCEFKINSIEKSTWQSYNIKKDDILEITKILKGQRVYLAVKDGFTITKELGSYSTTLKEQLGAFEGRVLKNGDYLPFSEQKNFLKKRLKKEYIPEYKDELVLRVVLSYQQNSFSFKEKEKFFNSIYTITPDLNRMACKLSGESIKSELNGIISEGIAFGAIQIPKDGQPIILLKERQTIGGYPKIGSVLSIDCFKLAQMRPGQKIRFEEISISLAQEKLKKFYSNFIQ, encoded by the coding sequence ATGAGTAGTGGTTTTGAAGTGATAAAAGCAGGTGCTTTTACACTAATAGAGGATAAAGGAAGATTCTCTTTTATGAATATTGGTGTAACAAACTCTGGTTTTTTGGATGAGTTTGCAGCATTAAAAGCCCATAAAATTTTAAATAATAGCTATGATTGCAACCTTTTAGAAATAACTTTTGCAGGAATAAAGTTAAAAGCAACAGCAAATACTATTGTCTCTATTACAGGGGCAAAGTGTGAGTTTAAAATCAATTCAATAGAAAAATCTACTTGGCAATCATATAATATAAAAAAAGATGACATTTTAGAGATTACAAAAATCTTAAAAGGGCAGAGGGTCTATTTAGCAGTTAAAGATGGTTTTACAATAACTAAAGAGTTGGGAAGTTACTCAACTACGCTAAAAGAACAATTAGGTGCTTTTGAGGGCAGAGTTCTAAAAAATGGTGATTATTTACCCTTTAGTGAACAAAAGAATTTTTTAAAAAAGAGACTAAAAAAAGAGTATATCCCTGAATATAAAGATGAATTAGTATTAAGAGTAGTTTTATCATATCAACAAAATAGTTTTAGTTTTAAAGAAAAAGAGAAATTTTTTAACTCAATTTATACAATAACACCAGATCTTAATAGAATGGCTTGTAAGTTAAGTGGAGAGAGTATTAAATCAGAACTTAATGGAATAATCTCAGAAGGTATAGCTTTTGGAGCAATCCAAATACCAAAAGATGGTCAACCAATAATTCTTTTAAAAGAGAGACAAACAATTGGTGGTTATCCTAAAATTGGTTCAGTTTTAAGTATAGATTGTTTTAAGTTAGCTCAAATGAGACCTGGGCAAAAAATTAGATTTGAAGAGATATCTATAAGCCTTGCCCAAGAAAAACTAAAAAAGTTCTATTCAAACTTTATACAATAA
- a CDS encoding diguanylate cyclase domain-containing protein: protein MKDKLKKITDLTINELLPQEIILPSNYFQCFDKHAKMIDIDLKDEKFEKDINEVLINEFAQIDKYVKDASVTIQEVELITQDAQEAIKNKDESALKVLYKQINTLKSELNSMTENIYKDHLTKFYNKKWLYHKMLNEQAKFKKTNIVMLINIQDYEYIVKTYNKFIADNLILYIITYMNDKLKDESLEFEIVRFLNDKFLIIFDDIDINLVKSLANSISNILYDTVLKSHSGVFLKPKFNYCLEKVNKNESFHELLDDLYKKIIV from the coding sequence ATGAAAGATAAATTAAAAAAAATAACAGATTTAACAATAAATGAACTTCTTCCACAAGAGATAATTTTACCTTCAAACTATTTCCAATGTTTTGATAAACATGCAAAAATGATCGATATTGACCTAAAAGATGAAAAATTTGAAAAAGATATAAATGAGGTATTAATAAATGAATTTGCTCAAATTGACAAATATGTAAAAGATGCTTCTGTAACTATACAAGAGGTAGAATTAATCACACAAGATGCTCAAGAGGCAATTAAAAACAAAGATGAATCTGCCCTAAAAGTTCTTTATAAACAAATAAATACTTTAAAATCTGAACTAAACAGTATGACCGAAAATATATACAAAGATCATTTAACAAAATTTTATAACAAAAAATGGTTATATCATAAAATGTTAAATGAACAAGCAAAATTTAAAAAAACTAATATAGTTATGCTTATTAATATTCAAGATTATGAATATATTGTAAAAACCTATAACAAATTTATTGCCGATAATCTTATCCTTTACATAATAACTTATATGAATGACAAATTAAAAGATGAATCCTTAGAGTTTGAAATTGTCAGATTTTTAAATGATAAATTTTTGATAATCTTTGATGATATTGATATAAATCTTGTAAAATCACTTGCAAACTCAATATCAAATATTTTGTATGATACTGTATTAAAAAGCCATTCTGGTGTATTTTTGAAACCAAAATTTAATTATTGTTTGGAAAAAGTAAATAAAAATGAATCTTTTCACGAACTATTAGATGATTTATACAAAAAAATTATTGTATAA
- a CDS encoding EAL domain-containing protein has protein sequence MKDINAFYGFKNGDYILSQLCKLLKNKIRRDINHCLENPSCIEIKKSHVDVFTITIYDDLVETDILKVKNIIFDNIVGSEFKILNSKVAIDIDITIGCSKGEDKDLLVYAERALHNAKMNYIHFMYYDAKLYKNQLVNEELVKTLHRNIEEKKVEPYFQPIMDNKTQQITKYEALMRIYDNEGNIIMPQAFIEKARKYRLFNKLMELLILKVIEYIKLYKISVSINLDYTDILNPTMKNLIIENLRNDDIGHYLTIEILESKKISNYYLVNEFINDLKAYDVKIAIDDFGSGFSNYEHILNINTDYIKLDGSLIKKIDENVYYNLVKSIVLFCKEQNIKVVAEFVSDLRIHRYVKSLDIDYSQGYYIGKPQKINEIIESRNER, from the coding sequence ATGAAAGATATAAACGCCTTTTATGGTTTTAAAAATGGTGATTATATACTTTCTCAACTATGTAAATTACTAAAAAATAAGATTAGGCGTGATATTAATCACTGTTTAGAAAATCCCTCATGTATTGAGATAAAAAAATCCCATGTTGATGTGTTTACAATTACTATTTATGATGACTTAGTTGAGACAGACATTTTAAAGGTCAAAAATATTATTTTTGATAATATTGTTGGTTCTGAGTTTAAAATATTAAATTCAAAAGTAGCAATTGATATTGATATAACCATTGGATGTTCTAAAGGGGAAGATAAAGATCTTTTAGTTTATGCAGAAAGAGCCCTTCACAATGCGAAAATGAACTATATCCATTTTATGTATTATGATGCAAAACTATATAAAAATCAACTTGTAAATGAAGAGCTTGTAAAAACCCTACATAGAAATATTGAAGAGAAAAAAGTTGAGCCATATTTTCAACCAATAATGGATAATAAAACTCAACAAATTACAAAATATGAAGCATTGATGAGAATATATGACAATGAGGGAAATATAATAATGCCTCAAGCTTTTATTGAAAAGGCTAGAAAATATAGACTTTTTAATAAATTAATGGAGCTTTTGATTCTAAAGGTCATAGAGTATATTAAATTATATAAAATATCAGTTAGCATCAATTTAGACTATACAGATATTTTAAACCCCACAATGAAAAATTTGATAATTGAGAATTTAAGAAACGATGATATAGGACACTATCTTACAATTGAGATTTTAGAAAGTAAAAAAATAAGTAACTATTATTTGGTAAATGAATTTATTAATGACTTAAAAGCTTATGATGTAAAGATTGCAATTGATGATTTTGGTAGTGGATTTTCAAACTATGAACATATACTTAATATAAATACTGATTACATTAAACTTGATGGAAGTTTAATTAAAAAAATTGATGAAAATGTATATTACAATCTAGTAAAAAGTATTGTACTTTTTTGTAAGGAGCAAAATATAAAAGTTGTTGCCGAGTTTGTTAGTGATTTAAGAATCCACAGATATGTCAAATCGTTGGATATTGATTATTCACAGGGTTACTATATAGGGAAACCTCAAAAAATAAATGAAATTATTGAGAGTAGAAATGAAAGATAA
- a CDS encoding DedA family protein, with amino-acid sequence MEDIIKDWGYLALFLYSFGGGFVGLVVASVLSFTGTGDLNLYICMLVAGTSNFIGDQFLFYMARTNKKYAKETMKKYGRKVALAHLWMRKYGSPVVFIQKYIYGIKTLIPLAMGLTKYSFKKFTIYNAIAAALWAVVVGYASYILGEAILTYADEYKYYGVAIILLIVFTVSYYLRKI; translated from the coding sequence TTGGAAGATATAATTAAAGACTGGGGTTATTTAGCTCTATTTTTATATTCATTTGGTGGTGGTTTTGTTGGACTTGTAGTTGCAAGTGTACTCTCTTTTACAGGGACAGGAGATTTGAATTTATATATTTGTATGTTGGTGGCTGGAACTTCAAATTTCATAGGGGATCAATTTCTTTTTTATATGGCAAGAACAAATAAAAAGTATGCAAAAGAGACTATGAAAAAATATGGAAGGAAAGTGGCTTTAGCTCATCTTTGGATGAGAAAATATGGTTCACCTGTTGTTTTTATTCAAAAATATATTTATGGGATTAAAACTTTAATACCTTTAGCAATGGGGTTAACAAAATACTCATTTAAAAAATTTACAATTTACAATGCAATTGCGGCAGCACTTTGGGCAGTAGTTGTTGGATATGCTAGTTATATTTTAGGTGAAGCGATTCTAACATACGCAGATGAGTACAAATATTATGGAGTTGCAATTATTCTACTTATAGTTTTTACTGTCTCATATTATTTAAGGAAAATTTAG
- the dbpA gene encoding ATP-dependent RNA helicase DbpA: MQFSSLEIKKEILEALDTLEYKNMTKVQDLSLLHTLEKKDVIVQSKTGSGKTLAFAIPVVNLLDIKKYRIQTLILAPTRELANQIADEIKKICRFIPNIKVLTLCGGVPFKPQVASLEHGAHIVVGTVGRVMQHIYETKIDLSSIENFVLDEADKMLDMGFYEDILKIVEVLPKQRQTMLFSATYEENIKELANSVLTNPLYIKNEEVHKQDSIEQKFYKVEESSKLESLLRLISYYKMESILIFCSTKVMCNELADDLSDAGVDTLLLHSDLDQKQRDETVVLFSNGSYPILIATDIVSRGIDITDIKYVINYNIPKDETIYTHRIGRTARGEANGVSITLYSEEENYKVKPIKEKFSDIEFNDIYNLEVDKISLPKPVFRTMMILGGKKQKLRAGDILGSLTADIGLKKEDVGKINILDFVSYVAIKSEVFEATFNKLQKRKIKGKYFKLYEK, encoded by the coding sequence TTGCAATTTAGTAGTTTAGAAATAAAAAAAGAGATTTTAGAGGCTTTAGATACTTTAGAATATAAAAATATGACAAAGGTTCAAGATTTAAGTTTACTACATACTTTAGAGAAAAAAGATGTAATTGTTCAATCAAAAACAGGTTCAGGTAAAACTTTGGCATTTGCAATTCCTGTTGTAAATCTTCTTGATATAAAAAAATATAGAATTCAAACTCTAATTTTAGCTCCAACAAGGGAGTTAGCAAATCAAATAGCCGATGAGATAAAAAAAATTTGTAGGTTTATTCCAAATATAAAAGTATTAACCCTTTGTGGAGGTGTTCCTTTTAAACCCCAAGTGGCTTCACTTGAACATGGTGCACATATTGTTGTAGGAACTGTTGGAAGGGTTATGCAACATATTTATGAAACAAAAATTGATCTATCTTCTATAGAAAATTTTGTTTTGGATGAAGCAGATAAGATGCTAGATATGGGTTTTTATGAAGATATTCTAAAAATAGTTGAAGTTTTGCCAAAACAAAGACAAACTATGCTTTTTTCTGCAACCTATGAAGAGAATATTAAAGAACTTGCAAATAGTGTTTTAACAAATCCACTTTATATAAAAAATGAAGAAGTTCATAAACAAGATTCAATAGAACAAAAGTTTTATAAAGTAGAAGAGAGTAGTAAATTAGAATCTCTTTTAAGATTGATTTCATACTATAAGATGGAGTCTATTTTGATATTTTGCAGTACAAAAGTGATGTGTAATGAACTTGCTGATGACTTAAGTGATGCTGGAGTTGATACTCTGCTTTTACACTCTGATTTAGACCAAAAACAAAGAGATGAAACTGTTGTTTTGTTTTCAAATGGCTCATATCCAATTTTAATTGCAACTGATATAGTTTCAAGGGGTATTGATATTACAGATATAAAATATGTAATAAATTACAATATTCCAAAAGATGAAACTATCTATACTCATAGAATTGGAAGAACAGCAAGGGGAGAAGCAAATGGAGTTTCAATAACCCTTTACAGTGAAGAGGAAAATTATAAAGTAAAACCAATAAAAGAAAAATTTTCAGATATTGAGTTTAATGATATTTACAATTTAGAAGTTGATAAAATCTCTTTGCCAAAACCAGTTTTTAGAACAATGATGATATTAGGTGGGAAAAAACAGAAACTAAGAGCAGGGGATATTTTAGGTTCACTAACAGCAGATATTGGTTTAAAAAAAGAGGATGTTGGAAAAATAAATATTTTGGATTTTGTATCTTATGTGGCAATAAAAAGTGAAGTTTTTGAAGCAACTTTTAATAAATTACAAAAAAGAAAAATAAAAGGAAAGTATTTTAAACTCTATGAAAAATAG
- a CDS encoding peptidylprolyl isomerase yields MARAAARHLLVPTVEQCNELKTRIENGEKFEDLAKEYSQCPSGMNGGDLGVFHKGEMVPEFDTVVFNEAINTVHGPVKTQFGYHLLETTYRED; encoded by the coding sequence ATGGCAAGAGCTGCTGCAAGACACCTTTTAGTTCCAACTGTTGAACAATGTAATGAACTAAAAACAAGAATCGAAAATGGTGAAAAATTTGAAGATTTAGCAAAAGAGTATTCACAATGCCCATCAGGAATGAATGGTGGAGATTTAGGTGTATTTCACAAAGGTGAAATGGTTCCTGAGTTTGATACAGTAGTATTTAATGAAGCAATAAATACTGTACATGGACCAGTTAAAACACAATTTGGTTATCACCTATTAGAGACTACTTACAGAGAAGACTAA
- a CDS encoding thioredoxin family protein produces the protein MKIIITIFLLASSIFASGINFEKSLDIAKEKALTQNKKIMIMYSTPTCPECNYMKKKVFKDKNIISYLNNNYISVVMDINEDKDKLPFDFIGIPTFYFTDKNMNLLAKKIGGSREDEFLETIKSVK, from the coding sequence ATGAAAATAATAATAACAATATTTTTATTAGCAAGTTCAATTTTTGCAAGTGGAATAAATTTTGAAAAGAGTTTAGATATTGCAAAAGAAAAAGCTTTAACACAAAACAAAAAAATTATGATAATGTACTCAACTCCAACTTGTCCTGAGTGTAACTACATGAAGAAAAAAGTTTTTAAAGATAAAAATATTATCTCTTATTTAAACAACAACTATATTTCAGTTGTTATGGATATAAATGAAGATAAAGATAAACTTCCTTTTGATTTTATTGGTATACCAACTTTTTATTTTACAGATAAAAATATGAATTTATTGGCAAAAAAAATAGGTGGTTCGAGAGAAGATGAGTTTTTAGAAACTATAAAAAGTGTAAAATAG
- a CDS encoding pentapeptide repeat-containing protein, giving the protein MKTILVLFFLISSLFAYNQKDLDKFLNTKVCQNCDLSNANLSGKEFQNSDLSGTNLSGANLSKSDFLKSNLWGANLTNANLSDTNLRASNLSAVEFKNVNCNNTTLKGANLSNASLSNIKCKNLSLWGATFLDTTLEEVDFSKAGAAYANFNGVDFSKTVLEGGIFWNAKFINSTFTKTQCKYLKTEEAILDGAECN; this is encoded by the coding sequence ATGAAAACCATATTAGTTCTGTTTTTTTTAATCTCATCACTTTTTGCCTATAACCAAAAAGATTTAGATAAGTTTCTAAATACAAAGGTGTGTCAAAATTGTGATTTGTCAAATGCAAATTTAAGTGGCAAAGAGTTTCAAAATTCTGATTTAAGTGGGACAAATTTGAGTGGAGCAAACCTTAGTAAAAGCGATTTTTTAAAATCAAATCTTTGGGGTGCAAATCTTACAAATGCAAATTTAAGTGATACAAATTTAAGAGCTTCAAACCTTTCAGCAGTTGAGTTTAAAAATGTAAATTGTAATAATACAACACTAAAAGGAGCAAATCTTTCAAATGCCTCTTTGTCAAATATAAAATGTAAAAACCTTTCACTTTGGGGAGCAACCTTTTTGGATACAACTTTAGAAGAGGTTGATTTTTCAAAAGCAGGAGCAGCCTATGCAAATTTCAATGGTGTAGATTTTTCTAAAACAGTTTTAGAAGGCGGTATATTTTGGAATGCAAAATTTATAAATTCAACTTTTACAAAAACTCAGTGCAAGTATCTAAAAACTGAAGAGGCTATTTTAGATGGAGCAGAGTGCAATTAA
- a CDS encoding PhoH family protein, whose amino-acid sequence MKEKIYVIDTNIILQNVQNLSRLSDNKTNNIVVPETVLIELEDKKKLPNELGYYSREFARLLAKMKIKEVDYKIGFKVVKLFNEELNLHIISKDKYESEIEQVHLSESNDKRIIEVAAIAQDYYKGAQTVFLSLDVYARTFALFKGIKAETLHDDKSTVPTFEFVKHMSLDSSLFNSLEGSDIKKIDEEYQNENFCYAFESSDGNTAYAIVVNERINVLDDSDFKTLQVRPVNLKQKLFMKAILTDMFDLLVIDAKAGSGKTLMSIVSAMRLIDLGHYDKIVYVRNSIESLDKGAEVGFLAGNDEKFRIYNMALQDTLEFIAKKYLKKSENRENKESIESKISELTSRYCIETLWPGEARGRTLSEAIVIMDEWQNSSEKTTQLILSRLDETCMAVVIGSNRQIDNLYLNKYNNGLTTLLKQTREKHPEINMFAIELEKAVRGKFAEFTERIFENKKS is encoded by the coding sequence ATGAAAGAAAAAATTTATGTTATTGACACAAATATCATCTTACAAAACGTACAAAACTTAAGTAGATTATCTGACAACAAAACTAACAATATTGTCGTTCCAGAGACAGTTTTAATAGAACTAGAGGATAAGAAAAAACTGCCAAATGAGTTAGGTTACTATTCAAGAGAATTTGCACGACTTTTAGCAAAGATGAAAATCAAAGAGGTTGACTATAAAATTGGCTTTAAAGTTGTGAAACTTTTTAACGAAGAGCTTAATCTTCATATTATTTCAAAAGATAAGTATGAATCAGAGATTGAGCAAGTTCACTTAAGTGAAAGCAATGACAAAAGAATAATTGAAGTTGCTGCAATTGCACAAGATTATTACAAAGGAGCCCAAACAGTATTTTTATCTTTAGATGTATATGCTAGAACTTTTGCTCTGTTTAAAGGGATAAAAGCTGAAACACTGCACGATGATAAATCAACAGTTCCAACTTTTGAATTTGTAAAACATATGAGTTTAGATTCCTCTTTGTTTAACTCTTTAGAAGGCAGTGATATAAAAAAGATTGATGAAGAGTATCAAAATGAAAACTTCTGTTATGCTTTTGAAAGTTCCGATGGGAATACTGCATATGCAATAGTAGTAAATGAAAGAATAAATGTTTTAGATGATTCAGATTTTAAAACATTACAAGTGCGACCAGTTAATCTAAAACAAAAACTCTTTATGAAAGCAATTTTAACAGATATGTTTGATTTGCTTGTAATTGATGCAAAAGCTGGTTCAGGAAAAACTTTGATGTCAATAGTTAGTGCTATGAGACTAATTGACCTTGGACACTATGATAAAATCGTATATGTTAGAAACTCTATTGAATCCCTTGACAAAGGGGCAGAAGTTGGTTTCTTAGCTGGAAATGATGAAAAATTTAGAATCTATAATATGGCTTTACAAGATACTTTAGAGTTTATTGCTAAAAAGTATCTAAAAAAGAGTGAAAATAGAGAGAACAAAGAGTCAATTGAGTCAAAAATCTCTGAGCTGACTTCAAGATACTGTATTGAGACTTTATGGCCAGGGGAAGCAAGAGGAAGAACTCTATCTGAAGCAATAGTTATTATGGATGAGTGGCAAAATTCAAGTGAAAAAACTACTCAACTTATTTTAAGTAGACTTGATGAAACCTGCATGGCAGTTGTTATTGGATCAAATAGACAAATAGATAATCTTTATTTAAATAAATATAACAATGGTCTTACAACGCTATTAAAACAAACTAGAGAAAAACATCCTGAAATAAATATGTTTGCAATTGAGCTTGAAAAAGCTGTAAGGGGTAAATTTGCAGAGTTTACTGAAAGAATTTTTGAAAACAAAAAATCTTAA
- a CDS encoding methyltransferase domain-containing protein, producing the protein MKRFTTEDIYQIYLYLKKELNSKKSASIEVLNPAFVKPHYSGEFVNLDTLEYRYRNYRVWSDLAQKLFCRISEIKELSKHTILIVFEKLDDKDSFHKTENNQEKYGSSSIFNRIDKNEEPEILLSYLEALNSVDLKKRKRVLNLGVNSADEFKIIKKYFETFCQIEFVGIDYCVSAINEAKKYFIEDKNCTFYAQDINSLDELNLGEFDLIISIGTLQSSNLEFNTLFMHIVQNYLKKDGAMILGFPNCRWIDGEIVYGARVPNYNYSELSTLFKDAVFCKKYLQQKKFRVTLTGKYYIFLTATSIKK; encoded by the coding sequence ATGAAAAGATTTACAACAGAAGATATTTATCAAATATATTTATATTTAAAAAAAGAGTTAAACAGTAAAAAGAGTGCTTCAATTGAAGTTTTAAATCCAGCTTTTGTCAAACCACATTATTCAGGGGAGTTTGTAAATCTTGATACTTTGGAGTATAGATATAGAAATTACAGAGTTTGGAGTGATTTAGCACAAAAACTTTTTTGTAGAATATCTGAAATAAAAGAGTTGTCAAAACATACAATTCTAATAGTTTTTGAAAAGTTAGATGATAAAGACTCTTTTCATAAAACAGAAAATAATCAAGAGAAATATGGTAGCTCTTCAATCTTTAACAGAATTGATAAAAATGAAGAACCAGAGATTCTGCTTAGTTATTTAGAAGCCTTAAATAGTGTTGATTTAAAAAAAAGAAAAAGAGTTTTAAATCTTGGAGTAAACAGTGCTGATGAGTTTAAAATAATAAAAAAATATTTTGAGACCTTTTGCCAAATAGAGTTTGTGGGAATTGATTATTGTGTTTCGGCAATAAATGAAGCAAAAAAGTATTTTATTGAAGATAAAAATTGTACTTTTTATGCACAAGATATAAATAGTTTAGATGAACTAAATTTAGGTGAATTTGATTTGATAATCTCAATTGGAACACTTCAAAGTTCAAATTTAGAATTTAATACACTGTTTATGCATATAGTTCAAAACTATTTGAAAAAAGATGGAGCAATGATATTAGGGTTTCCAAATTGTCGATGGATTGATGGAGAGATTGTTTATGGAGCAAGAGTTCCAAACTATAACTATAGTGAACTATCAACTCTATTTAAAGATGCAGTTTTTTGCAAGAAGTATTTGCAACAAAAAAAATTTAGAGTAACTTTAACAGGAAAGTACTATATTTTTTTAACTGCTACTTCAATTAAGAAGTAA
- the mltB gene encoding lytic murein transglycosylase B, producing MKKIFLKLFLIPILSTSIFANNIKDYTKNSEVQEFINELVESYKFEKEKLAKLFSKVKTQEKVLKYYFPTKEIKTNEDLRKLKKTRYGTWDDYEERFIGDERAKSGALFMKKHKKELLKAYKKYGVQPEYITAIIGIESQYGKHTGAYPVFDTLTTLAFEKNSRNKFFKSELKEFLLHTKRNDFNPREIKGSYAGATGMVQFMPSNLKKVAVDFNNDGKVDLNNEADAIGSVANYFYISGWDKKIPVATRVSYQGKRFEKFQTGFKYKYERIELVGIKPRSKNFHYPNKVHLVRLDRIKYDELWYGTKNFYVIGTYNRSTYYAMAVYQLAKKIKSEYKKLI from the coding sequence ATGAAAAAGATTTTTTTAAAACTATTTTTAATACCAATATTATCAACTTCTATTTTTGCAAACAATATAAAAGACTATACAAAAAACTCTGAAGTACAAGAGTTTATAAATGAATTGGTAGAAAGCTATAAATTTGAGAAGGAAAAATTAGCCAAACTCTTTTCAAAAGTTAAAACTCAAGAGAAAGTTTTGAAGTATTACTTTCCAACAAAAGAGATAAAAACCAATGAAGATTTAAGAAAACTAAAAAAAACAAGATATGGTACTTGGGATGATTATGAAGAGCGTTTTATAGGAGATGAACGGGCAAAAAGTGGAGCTTTATTTATGAAAAAACATAAAAAAGAGCTTTTAAAAGCCTACAAAAAGTATGGAGTTCAACCTGAATATATAACAGCAATTATAGGAATTGAGAGTCAATATGGCAAACATACAGGAGCATATCCTGTTTTTGATACTTTAACAACACTAGCTTTTGAAAAAAATAGTAGAAATAAGTTTTTTAAGTCTGAGTTAAAAGAGTTTTTATTACATACAAAAAGAAATGATTTTAATCCAAGGGAAATAAAAGGCTCTTATGCTGGAGCAACTGGAATGGTACAATTTATGCCAAGCAATTTAAAAAAAGTGGCAGTTGATTTTAACAATGATGGTAAAGTTGATTTGAATAATGAAGCTGATGCCATAGGAAGTGTGGCAAACTACTTTTATATTTCTGGTTGGGACAAAAAAATACCTGTTGCAACAAGAGTTAGTTATCAAGGTAAAAGATTTGAAAAATTTCAAACAGGATTTAAGTATAAATATGAGCGAATTGAACTTGTTGGAATCAAACCAAGAAGTAAAAATTTCCATTATCCTAATAAAGTTCACCTAGTAAGATTGGATAGAATAAAATATGATGAACTTTGGTATGGTACAAAAAATTTCTATGTTATAGGAACTTATAATAGAAGTACTTACTATGCTATGGCAGTTTATCAATTGGCTAAAAAGATAAAAAGTGAATATAAAAAACTAATATAG
- a CDS encoding disulfide bond formation protein B, with the protein MQKKRIISTVVFYCFLVASVASLGSLFFSEFMEFIPCTMCWYQRIFMYPLVFIFLTNLLESDENIFKYAIPLALVGFGFAFYHNLLMWGIISEDIVPCKHGVPCSTEYIEYLGFINIPFLSLTAFSLILVLLLVGQNRAKRF; encoded by the coding sequence ATGCAGAAGAAAAGAATCATTTCAACAGTAGTATTTTACTGTTTTTTAGTTGCAAGTGTTGCATCATTGGGCTCACTATTTTTTAGTGAATTTATGGAGTTTATTCCATGTACTATGTGCTGGTATCAAAGAATTTTTATGTATCCTTTAGTTTTTATTTTTCTTACAAATTTATTAGAGAGTGATGAAAATATTTTTAAATACGCGATTCCTTTGGCGTTGGTTGGGTTTGGTTTTGCTTTTTACCATAATCTTTTGATGTGGGGCATTATAAGTGAAGATATTGTTCCTTGTAAACATGGTGTTCCGTGCTCAACGGAATATATAGAGTATTTAGGGTTTATAAATATTCCATTTTTATCCCTTACCGCTTTTAGTTTAATCCTAGTTTTATTACTTGTTGGACAAAATAGGGCAAAAAGATTTTAA